CATGAAGCAGAATGGACTCTCTTTTGAAATTTTAACGAATACGGCCTCATTGATCGCGATCTGCTTCATTTTCCGCAAAGATATCAAGGACTTGATCACAGGGTTCTTCCGCTACCTGCAGACTCGTGATGCCAAGTACCGGTCAGAGTTCATGTTCTGCATCTACATCATTATTGGCACGATCCCCGCAGCCGTTGCTGCCGTATTCTTCAAGGATACGATTGAACGTGTCTTCACCTCCGTACATACCGTTTCGATCAGCTTGCTGGTGACCGGGGTTGCCCTGTGGCTGATTCGCAATCTGCGCGGCCAAAAAAGAGACGGCAATCTCAAAGTGAAGGATGCCATCATCGTAGGACTGGCCCAGGCAGTCGCCCTGATTCCCGGCATCAGCCGTTCTGGTTCAACGGTCATTGCCTCGATTGCGGTGGGCATGAAGCAGGAGACCGCTCTGAAGTTCTCCTTCATGCTGTACATTCCCATCAGTATCGGCGGCCTGATCCTCGGCGCATCCGATATCGCCCATGATCCAAACCGTGCAGCGCTGGCGGTGCCCTACCTGATCGCCTTCCTCACCACCCTCGTCGCCACATACTTCGCCATGCGCTGGTTCATCGGCATTATGGCGAAGGGGAATTTGATTTACTTTTCGTACTATTGCTTCGTGGTGGGCACGCTGCTGTTGATTTTCTTGTAGCAGGGAATCCTTAGCCTAATTGGATAAACGTATCTTAATTCTGCGATTAATGCAGGATCAACGGAAGCAAGTGGAAAAACAACAACTAAATCAGCCCGTCCCCACCAATTTGGCTGAATGGAGTTAATTTAAGTGCTGTTTTTCCAACTGCTGTTTCCGTATCGCCCATTTGCTGGTCAGCAAATGTCGGAAATCCAACTATTTTCCCGCCCTGGCGGCCCAAGCAGAGAACTAGCACTCCCCCGAAAAAAAGAGCAGCACTTCTTCCTTAATAGGAGGAGTGCTGCCCTTTCTCATAGTCACCCTATTTTTGTCCCATCAAAATCTTCGCATACGGCGAATCAATCGGGATCATGATCACCGGCTCATTCTTCAGCGTGGTCACGTAACTCTGCAAAGTACGGTAGAAGCTGTAGAACTGCGGGGACTTCCCGTAAGCCTGGTTGTAGATGCGGGCCGCTTCCCCTTCGCCTTCGGCGATGATTTTCTTGGAGTCGGCTTCG
This region of Paenibacillus sp. FSL K6-1096 genomic DNA includes:
- a CDS encoding undecaprenyl-diphosphate phosphatase, coding for MESVFDWLKYLLLGLVQGVTEPIPVSSSGHLIIAQRLLGMKQNGLSFEILTNTASLIAICFIFRKDIKDLITGFFRYLQTRDAKYRSEFMFCIYIIIGTIPAAVAAVFFKDTIERVFTSVHTVSISLLVTGVALWLIRNLRGQKRDGNLKVKDAIIVGLAQAVALIPGISRSGSTVIASIAVGMKQETALKFSFMLYIPISIGGLILGASDIAHDPNRAALAVPYLIAFLTTLVATYFAMRWFIGIMAKGNLIYFSYYCFVVGTLLLIFL